A genomic stretch from Mya arenaria isolate MELC-2E11 chromosome 10, ASM2691426v1 includes:
- the LOC128204576 gene encoding FMRFamide receptor-like, whose translation MDENCSNVLISLHRPISSIGAEIFNYSGKNMSQSDNSTMEIHNSVSFGLYITRLIVQSYLVPIVVTCGIIGNIFNIIVLVNPKMRTSTNVYLMSLAMCDSLYLLFCLTLAFLHCSNADLSKEAFKYIPNAKVLSDLFSNTAVWLTVCFTLERFIAVRLPMRGKAWCTVSKAKVAILVTFVVSAGNTLPEFFETKIVQIAGNGSAYYQCETTDFAETYSYHIGYYWWFVAIFTFAPLVLLTVFNSLLIKSVWQANRNRQLLSQTRITGEAKKSNKEQQRVTLMLISVVLIFIVCQAPQAILLIYWSYVQTNDLPYQGDMVKIAGNVCNLLVQINASVNFFLYSYFSSKFRTTFKDVICRCRRSDRQRSVHRPLRNTFRGKSASRQSMTSLSLMSSSSFRSHRREVHSSRKEALQTRWSHYKSSV comes from the coding sequence ATGGATGAAAATTGTTCTAATGTGTTGATATCTCTGCATAGACCAATATCATCGATTGGAGCTGAAATATTCAACTACAGTGGCAAAAACATGAGCCAAAGTGACAATTCCACAATGGAAATACATAATTCTGTTTCTTTCGGCTTGTATATAACTAGACTTATTGTCCAGTCATATCTAGTGCCTATAGTTGTCACGTGTGGAATTATTGGCAACATATTCAACATAATCGTGCTAGTCAACCCGAAGATGAGGACGTCAACGAACGTGTATCTCATGTCGCTTGCAATGTGCGATTCCCTGtaccttttgttttgtttgacacTGGCATTCTTACACTGTTCAAACGCTGATCTTTCAAAAGAGGCTTTCAAGTACATACCTAATGCCAAAGTGCTCTCTGATCTTTTCAGTAACACCGCCGTATGGCTTACGGTATGTTTTACCCTAGAGCGTTTCATCGCCGTTCGATTACCAATGCGCGGCAAAGCGTGGTGTACAGTCAGCAAGGCCAAAGTTGCAATTTTAGTAACGTTCGTTGTTAGTGCAGGGAACACATTACCGGAGttctttgaaacaaaaattgttcaaatcgcTGGAAACGGTTCCGCTTACTATCAGTGCGAAACAACGGACTTTGCTGAAACATACAGCTATCACATTGGCTATTACTGGTGGTTTGTTGCGATATTTACTTTCGCGCCTCTGGTTCTGCTTACTGTGTTCAATAGCCTTCTGATAAAATCTGTCTGGCAGGCTAACCGGAACCGTCAGCTACTGTCACAGACAAGAATTACCGGAGAGGCAAAAAAATCGAATAAAGAGCAACAGAGGGTCACGCTAATGCTCATTTCTGTGGtgcttatttttattgtgtgtcAAGCTCCTCAAGCCATCTTACTAATTTACTGGTCGTATGTTCAAACAAACGACTTACCATATCAAGGTGACATGGTCAAAATTGCGGGTAATGTTTGTAATCTCTTAGTACAAATCAATGCTTCCGTAAACTTTTTCTTGTATTCGTACTTTAGTAGCAAGTTTAGGACGACATTTAAAGATGTAATATGCAGATGTAGGAGATCGGATAGACAGCGTAGCGTACACAGACCACTTCGGAACACGTTTCGAGGGAAATCTGCTTCTAGACAATCAATGACGTCATTATCACTAATGTCATCATCGTCATTTAGGTCACACAGACGTGAAGTACATTCATCCAGAAAGGAAGCTTTGCAGACAAGATGGAGCCATTATAAAAGTTCAGTTTAG